The Fusibacter sp. A1 DNA segment CAATAGGGGTAAGGAAGCCTATATCGTACTTGAAGAAGCGAATGAGGCGATCAAGTCCATTTTTGCTAAATTCTCAGACGATAAGACCTATAAATTCATTACACCTGCCGACGCCCTTGAAAAGTTCGAAGACCAGGATCTTTTGATTGTCGTGGATACCCATCGTCCGAACTTTACAGAGAGTCCGGAACTGCTTCAAAGGTCTATCAGGAGAGTGCTCTTTGACCACCATAGACGAGGCAAGGAATTTATCGACCATACGCTTTTAACCTATCTGGAACCGTATGCGTCCAGTACAAGCGAACTTGTGACTGAAGTCCTTCAGTATATGGAAAAGAAAATGGTGCTTGAAAAAAATGAAGCGGAAGCCCTGCTTGCGGGCATTGTCGTAGACACGAAGAATTTCAGTTTGAAGACCGGGGTTAGGACTTTTGAATCGGCGGCACTACTGAGAAGGTATGATGCGGATACGACAGAAGTCAAAAAACTGTTTCAGGATGAACTTGGAACGTTTGTGGCAAGGTCGAGTATTGTCAGCAACGCAGAAACCTATGGAAATAGGATTGCGATCTCAGTGACTGATGAAGACATACCGAACGCTAGGCTGGTAGCCGCTCAAGGAGCGGATTCACTGCTCAATATCCGAGGAATAAAGTCCTCGTTTGTCATCGTAAAAGAAAAAGGAACGGTGTTCATCAGCAGTCGATCTCTTGGAGAGACAAACGTGCAGCTGATTATGGAATCCATAGGGGGTGGCGGTCATTTGACAGTCGCCGGAGCGCAGTTTACAGATAAGACAGTATACGAAGTGAAAGACATCTTATTAGGTGCCATAGATCACTATTTTAAGGAGGCAGAATAAATGAAAGTCATATTACTCAAAGATGTGAAGGGAACAGGCAAAAAAGGCGAGGTCAAAGAAGTGAATGATGGTCATGCGAGAAACTTTCTTATTCCAAGGAAACTTGCCAAACCTGCGACTGACGCGTCGGTAAAAGAGTTGTCCCATCAGAAGGCAAGCCACGAAAAGAAAATGCAAGAAGAGCTGGAGGCCGCAAAAGAGTTGGCTAAAAGGATCGACGCGATCACACTTACGATCAGTTCAAAGT contains these protein-coding regions:
- the rplI gene encoding 50S ribosomal protein L9, which codes for MKVILLKDVKGTGKKGEVKEVNDGHARNFLIPRKLAKPATDASVKELSHQKASHEKKMQEELEAAKELAKRIDAITLTISSKSGEGGKLFGSITSKDIAELLNKEHGLDIDKRKIQLTGAIKTLGTQKIDIKVYPQVSGTITVVIKEA